CATTAAACACCACTGGTTCTATCCAGACCTGGATATTCTCCCCGCGCTCGGCTATCCGCTTGATGACCACTGAGTGCGCAGAAGCACTGTCACTGATGACCCTCGATACCTGCGCAGGCGTTGTTGTAGCAGATTTCCGCGCTGCGATAATATCCGGCGCGGCGCTCTTCAGTCGCGCGTTCATCGCCACCAGCTGTTGCAACATCGTCTCCTGTTGCTCAATCCGTTCGCTCAAAGGCTGCCAGATGAGGACGTAATATCCTGCGCTAAATAGAAACACCGCCGCTGCCAGTAACATGCCCTTTTCACGCGGCGAACGCCCCGCCAGGTGCTGTGCCAGCCAGTATTCGCCACGGCTTAACTGACGCTCACGCCATTGCTGAAAATAGTGAATAAATTTATCGCGTAACATGTTATTTCCTCCGCAACGTTACGCCGCCGGAAACCGCATCACCCTCTTTCTGTAACGCGTCCTGTTGCACAACATAATCTGCCGCCAGTGCGCTACGCAGTTTGTCGAAACTGGCAAAGTTCGCGGCCCGCAGCTGGAGGTGAAACGTCTGGCGTTTTTGATCAAAGGTGAAACCACGCATCTCGATGTCGGAAAGTGACGCCGTTTTCAGGGTGCTGGCGATCGCTGACAATTCTGCGAGCAGCCGGGTATCGTCGGCCTGCGGGCGATATTTTTTCAGCGCCATCGTCACCTGAGAGCGCAAATTCACAATCCGCTTCTGCTCCGGGAACAACGTTAAGAACTGTTTCTCTGCCTGAGCACGACTTTGCGCCACCTGTTCGCTGACGCTCCATAATGTCACGCCCCTTTCCACGACTAACGCCGCCAGGATAATCAATACCGGCAGAATCATCACCCGCCAGCGCGCCCACTGTTTTCGGTAGCTGACCCGAGGCTGCCACGGTCCAGTTAGCAGGTTTCCTTCCGGTTCGCCATAAGTGGTAATGGCGGGCAGAGCCGTCACTGTCAGGCGTTCAGCGTCTGCGCCAGCCCATGCAGATAGCTCTTCCTGCGCGATCCCGACCACGGTTAGCGAAAGCGGTAAATCCTGCTCATTGAGCTGGGCGCGGAACATCACCGGAGCCAGCGCCCGCCCGGCGCTCCATCCCCGGCATTCATCGATGCGGCAGATAACCCGTTGCGCATCGCCAGCCATATAGCCACAAGGAATGGACATCCAATCCGGCGCAACGGTAGCGCGGGTGATGCCGTTTGCCTGCAACCACTGCGCAATGTTGCGCATATGCTGCTGGTGAATCACTGCCACGGTTGCCAGTTGCTGGTCGATTTTCAACGGCGCAAAATGCAGTTCGTCGATATCCTGGTTCAGCTCTTCTTCCAGTAAGGCGGGCAGAATAGTGGGTATCTGCTTGCGAGGGACATCAGGCAGTTCAACCTGCCAGACGCTGATCCATTCGCCGGGAATGTAGAGTCGAATCGCATCAGTTTGCAGCCATTGCTGGAGCTGTTCGTTGTCAACGTCAGACCAGATGCCGTGCTCCACGTCGGTGGTACGGTGCTGCCAACGGATGGGATCGGAGGCGCAAAGCGGGATAAAAATCTCAAGCATGGAACTCACTCACTTTCTCCTGTCTGATGCCAGAGAACCGAAAAGTGTTGTGGCCCCATGCGGACAATTAACGAGTTCATCGTCAGTTCAATCTCATTCACGGTGATATCCGAACGCAGCCAGAAGTAATTGCTGTCCACGCTCAGGACGGTTTTTAGCTGTTTTTTAGTACGCTCATCTACGTCAGCAAGTAGCGGCTGCGCAAGAAACTGATCGACATCTTCCCAGCCCTTCGCCGGACGTTGTTGCAATAACGCCCGCGCCTGAACAGGGCTTAACCACGGGTCAAACAGCGCCTCAAGAATCACACTTTGTGTGACGTCTAAGGTGTTGATGTTGATTTGCTGGCGGGTCATCGGCAGCGCACAAACCAGCGGTTTCAGTTTTTGATAGAGTCCGGCGTCCATTCCCTGCACCACGCGCATCTCGCTGATATCAGCCAACGGTTGATTGGCGGCGTAGAACGGTACCGAGCGGGCGAGATACTCGCTGTCTTCACGCCCCAGACGCGTCTGCACGCTGCGGTCCTCGTCAATAAACTCCCACAGGCTTTCGGCTATAAGTTCGGCCCGATAAGCAGGTACGTCGAGGCGCGAGATCAGGGCTATCAGTTGTTGTACCGCGAGCGGACGCGACGCCGTTGTCGGTTGAGCAAGGGCATTCAGGTTGAAGCAGGCCTGTGCGTCGCGCAGGGTAACGGCAATTTGCCCCTGCGGCAGAGGGAAGAAACGAGGGCCGGATGCCCACGGCTGTGCCAGATGCACACGTTGTTCATTTTTCAGGCTCAGACTGAGCGCGCTCAGCGCCAGGCTTTCAGCACTGGCGCTGTACCACAGCGCCTGCTGGTACTCCTGCTGGCTGCGCGTTCGCCCAAGTTGTTGCTGCATCCGCCCGGAAAGTGTGATGGTTACCAGCATTATGACCGCCAGCAATACCAGCACCACGACCAGTGCCATTCCGCGTTTTGGTGGTGAGGTGATCATGATAATTGCGGCCCGCGTAACAACCAGATACGTTCAATCTCGCCCCATTGCGGCGAATGCAGAGTCATGCGCACTGCCACGGGGATCGCCTGCACTGACGACCAGCTCTCCTGCCAGCGCGTGCCGTCGTAGAACTGCAAACGGAGCGAATCCGCCGGGATTAATTTTTGCGTTGTTGGCTTCACGCTGCCTGCTGCATCGGTCAGCGGCCAGGCTAACCGTTCGAGATAACCGTCATGAATGCGGTAACCGACGGTGAGCAGATTACTGCGCGGCAGGCGCATCAACGGATTAACCACGCCGCCACGTACAAAGCGCATCCCTTCACTCTCAGACGCCAGCACGCCAGCGCCCGCCAGTAACGCCGGTTCCCGCTGCCCCTGATCGCCTCTTACCGGGCGCGGCATCATTTGTGTCAGATCGTGGGTCAGAAAACTCATCGTTTGCTGCATGAGGTTTAGTTTTTGATCGTGTTCGGCGACGGCGCTATTCACACGCGTAACGCCGTTTGTCACCTGCTGCGCCATCAGCGCCAGTGAGGCAAAAATGGCGATTGCCACCAGCATTTCCAGTAACGTGAAACCAGCGCGAGTCCTTCTCACTGTTGGCCTCCCACGGCGCTAAACCAGGCGCGTCGTGACTGAATCACCGACGAAAAGTCTTCGTGACGGCTGACTTCAATATCCACCGCCTGGAGCAGCGCGTTACCGGTATTCAGCGGTGTGGTTCGCCAGTACCAGCGGTTTCCGGCCATATCGCTCTCGCCCTGGTGCCTGACCGCCCGTTGTTCGCGGGTC
The DNA window shown above is from Escherichia sp. E4742 and carries:
- the gspL gene encoding type II secretion system protein GspL; protein product: MSSMLEIFIPLCASDPIRWQHRTTDVEHGIWSDVDNEQLQQWLQTDAIRLYIPGEWISVWQVELPDVPRKQIPTILPALLEEELNQDIDELHFAPLKIDQQLATVAVIHQQHMRNIAQWLQANGITRATVAPDWMSIPCGYMAGDAQRVICRIDECRGWSAGRALAPVMFRAQLNEQDLPLSLTVVGIAQEELSAWAGADAERLTVTALPAITTYGEPEGNLLTGPWQPRVSYRKQWARWRVMILPVLIILAALVVERGVTLWSVSEQVAQSRAQAEKQFLTLFPEQKRIVNLRSQVTMALKKYRPQADDTRLLAELSAIASTLKTASLSDIEMRGFTFDQKRQTFHLQLRAANFASFDKLRSALAADYVVQQDALQKEGDAVSGGVTLRRK
- the yghD gene encoding GspM family type II secretion system protein YghD, with amino-acid sequence MLRDKFIHYFQQWRERQLSRGEYWLAQHLAGRSPREKGMLLAAAVFLFSAGYYVLIWQPLSERIEQQETMLQQLVAMNARLKSAAPDIIAARKSATTTPAQVSRVISDSASAHSVVIKRIAERGENIQVWIEPVVFNDLLNWLNALDEKYALRVTQIDVSAGEKPGMVNVQRLELIRG
- the gspK gene encoding type II secretion system minor pseudopilin GspK → MITSPPKRGMALVVVLVLLAVIMLVTITLSGRMQQQLGRTRSQQEYQQALWYSASAESLALSALSLSLKNEQRVHLAQPWASGPRFFPLPQGQIAVTLRDAQACFNLNALAQPTTASRPLAVQQLIALISRLDVPAYRAELIAESLWEFIDEDRSVQTRLGREDSEYLARSVPFYAANQPLADISEMRVVQGMDAGLYQKLKPLVCALPMTRQQININTLDVTQSVILEALFDPWLSPVQARALLQQRPAKGWEDVDQFLAQPLLADVDERTKKQLKTVLSVDSNYFWLRSDITVNEIELTMNSLIVRMGPQHFSVLWHQTGESE
- the gspI gene encoding type II secretion system minor pseudopilin GspI translates to MKRGFTLLEVMLALAIFALAATAVLQIASGALSNQQVLEEKTVAGWVAENQTALLYLMTREQRAVRHQGESDMAGNRWYWRTTPLNTGNALLQAVDIEVSRHEDFSSVIQSRRAWFSAVGGQQ
- the gspJ gene encoding type II secretion system minor pseudopilin GspJ, which codes for MRRTRAGFTLLEMLVAIAIFASLALMAQQVTNGVTRVNSAVAEHDQKLNLMQQTMSFLTHDLTQMMPRPVRGDQGQREPALLAGAGVLASESEGMRFVRGGVVNPLMRLPRSNLLTVGYRIHDGYLERLAWPLTDAAGSVKPTTQKLIPADSLRLQFYDGTRWQESWSSVQAIPVAVRMTLHSPQWGEIERIWLLRGPQLS